A stretch of Cicer arietinum cultivar CDC Frontier isolate Library 1 chromosome 5, Cicar.CDCFrontier_v2.0, whole genome shotgun sequence DNA encodes these proteins:
- the LOC101488992 gene encoding LOB domain-containing protein 15-like, translated as MSRERERFEEIGKKIKREGDVSSQMGRRHMLGPPGTLNTITPCAACKLLRRRCAQECPFSPYFSPHEPHKFASVHKVFGASNVSKMLMEVAECQRADAANSLVYEANVRLRDPVYGCMGAISALQQQVQSLQAELNVVRGEILKYKLREANMNNMNMISLPSSHHHHHHHHVSMLLPNSSGGAVSNIATTPLPPPPPPPPPLPLSTITSSSSSLYIQQQSDPNNYSRISSEHHNNISYFG; from the exons ATGTCCAGAGAAAG GGAGAGATTTGAAGAGATAGGAAAGAAGATAAAGAGGGAAGGAGATGTTTCTTCTCAGATGGGAAGAAGACATATGTTAGGTCCTCCTGGAACCCTAAATACTATCACCCCTTGTGCAGCATGTAAGCTTTTAAGAAGAAGATGTGCTCAAGAGTGTCCCTTTTCTCCATATTTCTCCCCCCATGAGCCTCACAAGTTTGCTTCTGTTCACAAAGTTTTTGGTGCTAGCAATGTCTCAAAGATGCTAATG gaagtAGCAGAGTGTCAAAGAGCAGATGCAGCAAATAGTCTTGTTTATGAAGCAAATGTGAGGCTAAGAGATCCAGTGTATGGATGCATGGGTGCAATTTCAGCATTACAACAACAGGTTCAATCTTTACAAGCTGAACTGAATGTAGTGAGAGGTGAAATACTTAAATACAAATTAAGGGAAGCTAACATGAATAATATGAATATGATATCACTACCCTCttctcatcatcatcatcatcatcatcatgttTCAATGCTACTACCTAATTCCTCTGGAGGAGCTGTTTCAAATATTGCTACTACACCCCTacctccaccaccaccaccaccaccacctcttCCTCTTTCTACAATtacttcttcctcttcttctttaTACATCCAACAACAGAGTGATCCCAACAACTATAGCAGAATTTCAAGTGAACATCATaataatatttcctattttggttaa
- the LOC101488651 gene encoding peroxidase P7-like, protein MAVLTCSRLTMISLGLFVLVVGSANAQLSENFYSSSCSQLSSTVKSTMQSAISKEARIGASILRLFFHDCFVNGCDGSILLDDTSSFTGEKNANPNRNSARGFEVIDNIKTAVEKVCPGIVSCADILAIAAKDSVEILGGPTWNVKVGRRDAKTASQSAANTGIPAPSSSLTQLTSRFSALGLSTKDLVALSGAHTIGQARCTNFRARIYNETNIDTSFATTRKSSCPSTSGSGDNNLAPLDLQTPTSFDNNYFKNLIQKKGLLHSDQQLFNGGSADSIVTGYSTNPTSFSSAFSAAMIKMGDISPLTGSNGEIRKNCRRTN, encoded by the exons ATGGCTGTGTTAACTTGTTCTAGATTAACAATGATTAGTTTGGGTCTGTTTGTCCTCGTTGTGGGAAGTGCCAATGCACAACTTTCTGAAAACTTTTACTCAAGTTCTTGTTCACAACTCTCTTCTACGGTGAAATCCACAATGCAATCTGCCATATCAAAGGAAGCCCGAATTGGTGCTTCCATCCTCCGTTTGTTTTTCCATGATTGTTTTGTCAAT GGATGTGATGGATCAATTCTATTGGATGACACATCAAGCTTTACAGGGGAGAAAAACGCAAACCCGAACAGAAACTCTGCTCGTGGATTCGAAGTAATCGACAACATAAAGACAGCCGTAGAGAAAGTATGTCCCGGAATTGTATCTTGTGCTGATATCCTTGCCATAGCTGCCAAAGACTCCGTTGAGATT CTTGGAGGCCCAACTTGGAATGTAAAAGTTGGAAGAAGAGATGCTAAGACAGCAAGTCAATCTGCAGCAAACACAGGCATCCCAGCACCCTCTTCCAGCCTCACTCAACTCACTTCAAGGTTTAGTGCTCTTGGTCTTTCCACCAAGGACTTAGTCGCTTTGTCAG GTGCTCACACGATTGGACAAGCAAGGTGCACAAACTTCAGGGCACGAATCTACAACGAGACCAACATAGATACTTCATTTGCTACTACAAGGAAATCAAGTTGTCCAAGTACATCAGGCTCAGGGGACAACAATTTGGCACCTCTTGATCTTCAAACACCAACTTCCTTCGACAACAATTACTTTAAAAACCTTATTCAGAAAAAAGGTCTTCTCCATTCTGACCAACAACTTTTCAATGGTGGCTCTGCTGACTCCATTGTGACTGGATATAGTACTAATCCAACCTCTTTTTCCTCTGCTTTTTCTGCGGCTATGATCAAGATGGGAGACATTAGTCCTCTCACTGGATCCAATGGAGAGATCAGGAAGAATTGTAGAAGAACCAACTAA